A region from the Clostridium beijerinckii genome encodes:
- the atpD gene encoding F0F1 ATP synthase subunit beta, with protein MPGKIGKVVQVIGPVIDIKFDSDSLPNLYNAISIKMGEHELVAEVEQHVGDDIVRTIAMSATEGLKRGMDAVDTGNPISVPVGQEVLGRLFNVLGEAIDNCGAVDVKEKYPIHRPAPSFKDQTVEPEMFETGIKVVDLLAPYQKGGKIGLFGGAGVGKTVLIQELINNIAKEHGGLSVFTGVGERSREGNDLYHEMMESGVISKTALVFGQMNEPPGARMRVALTGLTMAEYFRDKGQDVLLFIDNIFRYTQAGSEVSALLGRTPSAVGYQPTLATEMGALQERITSTVNGSITSVQAVYVPADDLTDPAPATTFSHLDATTVLSRSIAELGIYPAVDPLESTSRILDPRIVGEEHYKVASDVKHVLQKYKELQDIIAILGVDELGDDDKAVVARARRIQRFLSQSFTVAEQFTGMKGKYVTVKETIRGFKEILEGKYDNLPESAFLFAGSIDDVIEKAKSLG; from the coding sequence ATGCCTGGAAAGATAGGAAAGGTAGTTCAAGTAATTGGACCAGTAATAGATATAAAGTTTGATTCAGATTCTCTTCCAAATCTATATAATGCAATTAGTATTAAGATGGGAGAACATGAGTTAGTAGCTGAAGTTGAGCAACATGTTGGAGACGATATCGTTAGAACAATCGCTATGTCAGCTACAGAAGGATTAAAAAGAGGAATGGATGCTGTTGATACAGGAAATCCTATTTCTGTTCCAGTAGGTCAAGAAGTATTAGGAAGATTATTCAATGTTTTAGGTGAGGCTATTGATAATTGTGGAGCAGTTGATGTAAAGGAAAAATATCCAATTCACAGACCAGCTCCTAGTTTTAAAGATCAAACTGTTGAGCCAGAGATGTTTGAAACAGGAATTAAGGTTGTAGACTTACTTGCACCATATCAAAAAGGTGGTAAGATAGGTCTATTTGGAGGAGCTGGAGTTGGTAAAACAGTTTTAATCCAAGAATTAATAAATAATATAGCTAAAGAACATGGTGGATTATCAGTATTTACTGGAGTTGGTGAAAGATCAAGAGAAGGTAATGATTTATATCATGAAATGATGGAATCAGGAGTTATCAGTAAAACTGCATTGGTATTTGGACAAATGAATGAACCACCAGGTGCCAGAATGAGAGTTGCATTAACTGGGTTAACTATGGCAGAATACTTTAGAGATAAAGGTCAAGATGTGTTATTATTTATAGATAACATATTTAGATATACTCAAGCAGGTTCTGAAGTTTCAGCATTGCTTGGAAGAACACCTTCAGCAGTTGGATACCAACCAACATTAGCTACTGAAATGGGAGCGCTTCAAGAAAGAATTACATCAACAGTTAATGGATCTATTACATCAGTTCAAGCTGTATATGTTCCAGCTGATGACTTAACAGATCCAGCACCAGCAACAACATTCTCACATCTAGATGCGACAACAGTTTTATCTAGAAGCATAGCTGAACTTGGTATATATCCTGCAGTAGATCCATTAGAATCTACATCAAGAATATTAGATCCAAGAATAGTTGGAGAAGAACATTATAAAGTGGCATCAGATGTTAAGCACGTTCTTCAAAAATATAAGGAATTACAAGATATTATAGCAATCTTAGGTGTTGATGAACTAGGTGATGATGATAAGGCTGTTGTAGCTAGAGCAAGAAGAATACAAAGATTCTTATCTCAATCATTTACAGTTGCTGAACAATTTACTGGAATGAAAGGAAAATACGTTACAGTAAAAGAAACAATAAGAGGATTTAAAGAAATTCTTGAAGGTAAATATGATAATTTACCAGAATCAGCATTCTTATTTGCAGGATCTATAGATGATGTTATAGAAAAAGCAAAAAGCTTAGGATAA
- a CDS encoding F0F1 ATP synthase subunit gamma → MGAAGLLEIKKRIKSVENTKKITNAMGLVATSKLRKSRKELLVNNKFIESTEPIVRNLATTASEDGANIYFDGNKSENKLYVVMTSDSGLCGGFNGNVVSYLQTLIGNKKSSTKIIVVGNRGIGYVRRAQLDTVGEYVDISDLPTVREAKVIFDKALQMYIDGEVSEVNIVYSDFISPVKQITKVDKILPIEKFEGKVKKNLIEPSLELVLEDALNIYLKGKIRGILLSSKCSEQSSRMTAMDGATKNANDLLSDLKLKFNRIRQGAITQEISEIVGGAAAQK, encoded by the coding sequence ATGGGTGCAGCTGGACTTCTTGAAATTAAAAAAAGAATTAAGTCAGTAGAAAATACAAAGAAAATTACAAATGCCATGGGGCTTGTTGCCACTTCAAAGCTTAGAAAATCTAGAAAAGAATTATTGGTAAACAATAAATTTATTGAATCAACTGAACCAATAGTAAGAAATCTTGCAACAACTGCTTCTGAAGATGGTGCTAATATTTATTTTGATGGGAATAAGAGTGAAAATAAATTATATGTAGTAATGACATCAGATTCAGGATTATGTGGTGGGTTTAATGGTAATGTAGTATCTTACTTACAAACTTTAATTGGAAATAAAAAAAGTAGTACAAAAATTATTGTAGTTGGAAATAGAGGAATTGGTTATGTTAGAAGAGCTCAACTGGATACGGTAGGAGAATATGTTGATATTTCAGATTTACCAACAGTAAGAGAAGCAAAAGTCATATTTGATAAAGCACTTCAAATGTATATCGATGGAGAAGTTTCAGAAGTAAATATTGTGTATTCTGATTTTATTTCACCAGTTAAACAAATAACAAAAGTAGATAAGATTTTACCTATCGAGAAATTTGAAGGTAAAGTAAAGAAAAATCTTATTGAGCCAAGTTTAGAATTGGTATTAGAAGATGCTCTTAATATTTATCTAAAGGGAAAAATCAGAGGTATTTTATTAAGTTCTAAATGTAGCGAGCAAAGTTCAAGAATGACAGCTATGGATGGAGCTACAAAAAATGCAAATGATTTATTGTCTGATTTAAAACTTAAATTTAATAGAATCAGACAAGGTGCTATTACACAAGAAATAAGTGAAATTGTTGGAGGAGCAGCAGCTCAAAAATAG